A region of Ignavibacteriales bacterium DNA encodes the following proteins:
- a CDS encoding phosphocholine cytidylyltransferase family protein: MKALILAAGEGKRLAKYTKNLPKGMLEFNGKTLIEWQICRFRKAGIDDINIVTGYMKDKINYPGIKYYHNPNYGITNMVESMLCAREIMDSEMLITYSDILFTDELLNLTSTYKGDIGVAVDKSWKEYWAMRYGTTENDLESLTIKDDKIVELGKPVASSKGIDYRYIGMIKLSKTGTMKTLKMYENKKATNESWIQSGKTFRNGYMTDLLNELILEGNIIQPIVSDGGWLEFDTNDDYEIMLNQIQDGKISNKFFE; this comes from the coding sequence ATGAAAGCTCTTATATTGGCCGCTGGTGAAGGCAAAAGACTGGCAAAGTATACAAAAAACCTTCCTAAGGGAATGCTTGAATTTAATGGTAAAACTTTAATAGAATGGCAAATTTGCAGATTTAGAAAAGCCGGTATTGATGATATTAATATTGTGACTGGTTATATGAAAGATAAAATAAATTATCCAGGAATAAAGTATTATCACAATCCTAATTACGGTATTACCAATATGGTGGAATCGATGTTATGTGCCAGAGAGATAATGGATTCGGAAATGCTTATCACTTATTCGGATATTTTATTCACCGATGAATTACTTAATTTGACATCTACCTATAAGGGTGATATAGGTGTTGCTGTTGATAAATCATGGAAAGAATATTGGGCGATGAGATATGGTACTACCGAAAATGATCTTGAGTCGCTGACTATCAAAGATGACAAGATCGTCGAACTCGGTAAGCCTGTCGCCTCATCCAAGGGAATTGATTACAGGTATATCGGTATGATAAAATTATCGAAAACTGGTACGATGAAAACGTTAAAAATGTATGAAAATAAAAAAGCGACAAACGAATCATGGATACAATCAGGCAAAACTTTCAGAAACGGTTATATGACCGACCTCCTGAATGAACTCATTTTGGAAGGTAACATTATCCAGCCAATCGTATCAGATGGAGGCTGGTTGGAATTCGATACCAATGATGATTATGAGATTATGCTGAACCAAATACAAGATGGCAAAATCAGCAATAAATTTTTTGAATAA
- a CDS encoding gamma-glutamyl-gamma-aminobutyrate hydrolase family protein (Members of this family of hydrolases with an active site Cys residue belong to MEROPS family C26.) produces the protein MLSHYRIGLTLRSSNATSYFEERDSISYDWIRFLDKSGLYPILIPNALRDPVLYIKKADIDILVLTNGEDFRRKYYHNPKYFEPKFNPARDKSELLLLEWAIKNDIPTLAVCRGFQFVNIYKGGKLIPFLKENIDGGINHVATNHSIKILDNNLEFLNKSRTSKVNSFHNHGIIKSTLGSDLIPFAIATDGVIEGFYLKNKPLLGIQWHPERKGSNNFIQKQLFKYFIDNGKWW, from the coding sequence ATGTTATCTCATTATAGAATAGGTCTGACTTTGAGGAGTTCAAATGCAACCAGCTACTTTGAAGAGAGGGACTCAATAAGTTATGACTGGATCAGATTTTTAGATAAATCAGGTCTCTATCCAATACTGATTCCCAATGCATTACGTGATCCTGTATTATATATTAAAAAAGCCGACATCGATATCCTGGTACTTACGAATGGAGAAGATTTCAGGAGGAAATATTATCATAATCCTAAATACTTTGAACCTAAATTTAATCCTGCAAGAGACAAATCAGAGTTATTGTTGCTTGAATGGGCAATTAAAAACGATATTCCAACTTTAGCCGTATGCAGAGGCTTTCAATTTGTTAATATATATAAAGGTGGAAAACTTATTCCTTTTTTAAAAGAAAACATCGATGGTGGAATAAATCATGTTGCCACGAATCATAGTATTAAGATTCTTGACAATAATCTGGAATTTCTGAACAAGTCAAGGACTTCAAAAGTTAATTCGTTTCATAATCATGGAATAATAAAATCCACCTTGGGATCGGATTTAATACCATTTGCGATAGCCACAGACGGCGTGATAGAAGGATTTTATCTCAAGAATAAACCATTGCTTGGGATACAATGGCATCCTGAAAGAAAAGGATCAAATAATTTTATTCAGAAACAACTATTTAAATATTTTATTGATAATGGTAAATGGTGGTAA
- a CDS encoding PEP-utilizing enzyme, which produces MNSKNNKINAIILGAGSNPEKQYVLNTQPKTLLSDQEGYRVLDWILAAFNANNVNEITFVGGYQIDMIGKKYPGLNYVYNPEWDKSGVLESLYHGRRNIKGSLLISYADIVYYPNVVRKLIENSSDAITIAIDSNWKQKIRKGQSISKNLVLGSLNSVTDIGFLNISENIIGEFIGLAYLSEKCTGILSEFLNIEYPKFLRQPFEQANDIKNGFLTDLLRYLIKQKNNITAVDIGKEWKEIDSAGGLVRFVLGTKSQTLSRLSLLLKKGLFCKQEYFTVGMWKKNPDEIVAAISKMFSPEKIAIRSSAINEDSFEESLAGAFESVLNVDSKNPQQIYDSVKKVVLSYDLKGNNYYLENQILVQQMVKNVVMSGVIFTRDIETGAPYYIINYDDTSEITDSVTSGRSNHFKTVLVNRYSPIYPENIGLKKLLEAVKEIEEIVNYDSLDIEFAIDNHESIYILQVRPITKSDEFDKSGFLSDNSSAIVNIKSFLQNKFNHTSFLFGDKTIFADMSDWNPAEMIGIHPKQLAYTLYDYLIMKSAWRISRARIGYKDVSPANLMVNIMGHPYVDVRNSFNSFLPADLEPSLSKKIVNEYLVRLSNNPDLHDKVEFEICFTCLDFNFDNKFNAFYQNSFSLNEIKKFKGSLFALTNNIISGKFDTIEILINKVKQLELLRKIYSSDISDTSRIPSIINIMLNSCIELGTIPFSILARYAFIGNSMLQSLVERDALSLERRNELLHSIESVASDLISDLDAVIAGDISKTLFLEKYGHLRPGTYDITSLRYDENYDQYFGTGIRNKATSKGVTKEKSIKSFRLTSLEKKNIESLIEENEFSFNVEQLFNFIHASIIQREYSKFEFTKTVSSVLKMIVELGEIFSFTREDMAFVDINTIIDFANTISFKKLEHLLSEEIKLSKYDYDSSLSIKLPYIINSLNDIYVINIPTSRPNFVTLKKVIGSPVLISSLIEPRIITGKIVMIESADPGFDWIFAHNISGLITMFGGAASHMTIRANEFGIPAAIGCGEELFNQLIKSNSIELNCAGKYVISL; this is translated from the coding sequence ATGAACTCTAAGAACAATAAAATAAATGCTATTATTTTAGGTGCTGGCTCGAATCCTGAAAAACAATATGTTTTAAATACTCAGCCAAAAACCTTGTTAAGCGATCAGGAGGGTTATAGAGTTTTAGATTGGATATTAGCTGCATTTAATGCTAACAACGTGAATGAAATTACGTTTGTGGGTGGTTACCAAATTGATATGATTGGTAAAAAATATCCAGGGCTCAATTATGTATATAATCCTGAATGGGATAAATCCGGTGTACTTGAATCGTTGTACCATGGGCGAAGAAATATCAAAGGATCACTCCTTATATCATATGCTGATATAGTTTATTATCCAAATGTAGTTAGGAAGTTAATCGAAAATTCCTCTGATGCTATTACAATTGCAATTGACTCGAATTGGAAACAAAAGATAAGAAAAGGGCAAAGTATTTCTAAAAATCTTGTTTTAGGTTCACTGAATTCTGTGACTGATATTGGTTTTTTAAATATTTCCGAAAATATAATAGGTGAATTTATCGGTTTGGCTTACCTTAGCGAAAAGTGTACCGGAATATTATCTGAGTTTCTAAATATAGAATATCCAAAATTTTTAAGGCAGCCATTTGAGCAGGCAAATGACATAAAGAATGGATTTCTAACAGACCTCTTGCGTTATTTAATTAAACAAAAAAATAATATAACAGCTGTCGATATTGGAAAGGAATGGAAGGAAATCGATTCAGCCGGCGGTTTAGTGAGATTTGTTCTGGGTACAAAAAGCCAAACCCTGAGCAGACTATCGCTTTTGCTGAAAAAAGGACTGTTTTGTAAACAAGAATATTTTACAGTTGGAATGTGGAAAAAGAATCCGGATGAAATTGTAGCGGCAATTTCAAAAATGTTTTCACCAGAAAAAATAGCAATAAGAAGTAGCGCAATAAATGAAGATTCATTTGAGGAGTCGTTAGCAGGTGCTTTTGAAAGCGTTTTAAATGTTGATTCGAAAAATCCTCAGCAGATATATGATTCAGTAAAAAAGGTGGTTTTGAGTTATGACTTAAAGGGGAACAATTACTACCTAGAGAACCAAATATTAGTTCAGCAAATGGTTAAAAATGTAGTTATGAGTGGAGTCATCTTTACCCGGGATATAGAAACGGGTGCCCCTTATTATATCATTAACTATGATGATACTTCAGAAATAACTGATTCTGTAACTAGCGGAAGATCAAATCATTTCAAAACAGTGCTTGTCAATCGTTATTCACCAATATATCCTGAAAATATAGGCCTTAAAAAGCTACTAGAGGCCGTAAAAGAAATTGAAGAAATAGTCAATTATGACTCCCTTGATATTGAATTTGCAATTGATAATCACGAATCAATATATATTCTGCAGGTGAGGCCAATAACTAAGTCAGATGAATTTGACAAAAGTGGTTTTTTAAGTGATAATTCCAGTGCTATTGTTAATATTAAAAGTTTTTTGCAAAACAAATTTAATCATACTTCCTTCCTATTTGGTGATAAAACAATTTTCGCGGATATGTCCGATTGGAATCCCGCTGAAATGATCGGAATTCATCCAAAACAATTGGCTTACACATTATATGATTATCTAATAATGAAATCTGCCTGGAGGATTTCTCGAGCTAGAATTGGTTATAAAGATGTTTCACCTGCAAACCTGATGGTTAATATTATGGGGCATCCTTATGTTGATGTCAGGAATAGCTTTAATTCATTTTTACCTGCAGACTTAGAACCGTCACTGTCAAAAAAAATTGTTAATGAATATCTTGTTCGCCTTTCAAATAATCCTGATTTACACGACAAAGTTGAATTTGAGATATGTTTTACATGTCTCGATTTTAATTTTGACAATAAGTTCAATGCATTTTATCAGAACTCATTTTCTTTAAATGAAATAAAGAAGTTCAAAGGTAGTTTATTTGCACTTACCAATAATATTATTAGCGGTAAATTTGACACTATAGAAATACTAATTAATAAAGTAAAGCAACTTGAATTATTGAGGAAAATATATTCGTCAGATATTTCAGATACCTCCAGGATACCATCGATAATTAATATTATGCTCAATTCTTGTATAGAATTAGGTACAATTCCATTCTCAATTCTTGCAAGATATGCATTTATCGGAAATTCAATGTTGCAGTCTCTTGTGGAAAGAGATGCTCTTTCACTTGAGCGTCGAAATGAACTATTGCATTCAATTGAGTCAGTTGCTAGTGATTTAATCTCAGATTTAGATGCGGTTATTGCTGGCGATATTTCCAAAACATTATTTTTAGAGAAATACGGCCATCTCAGACCTGGAACATATGATATAACCTCATTAAGATATGATGAAAATTATGACCAATATTTTGGGACGGGAATAAGAAATAAAGCTACAAGTAAAGGAGTAACAAAGGAAAAATCTATTAAATCATTTCGTTTGACCTCTTTGGAAAAGAAAAATATTGAATCATTAATTGAAGAAAACGAATTCTCTTTTAATGTGGAACAACTATTTAATTTCATCCATGCTTCAATAATCCAAAGAGAATATAGCAAATTTGAATTTACAAAGACTGTCAGCAGTGTGTTGAAAATGATTGTCGAGCTCGGGGAAATATTTTCTTTTACCAGGGAGGATATGGCGTTTGTAGATATAAATACAATTATTGATTTTGCAAATACAATATCTTTTAAAAAATTAGAACATTTATTGTCAGAAGAAATTAAATTATCTAAATATGATTATGATTCTTCACTCAGCATAAAATTGCCATATATAATAAATTCATTAAATGATATATATGTCATTAACATACCCACGTCACGTCCAAACTTTGTTACATTAAAAAAAGTGATCGGTAGTCCTGTACTAATAAGTTCACTGATTGAACCGAGGATTATAACTGGAAAAATAGTTATGATTGAAAGTGCAGATCCAGGTTTTGATTGGATATTTGCACATAATATTAGTGGATTGATAACAATGTTTGGAGGCGCAGCCTCACATATGACAATCCGGGCTAATGAATTTGGTATACCTGCGGCTATTGGTTGCGGTGAAGAATTATTTAATCAATTAATAAAATCCAATTCTATAGAATTAAATTGTGCAGGGAAATATGTTATCTCATTATAG